From the genome of Anopheles funestus chromosome 2RL, idAnoFuneDA-416_04, whole genome shotgun sequence:
cattgcaaccaattggcattaaactaaatcaattttatttttttttcaaaatttcccaaaaaaatcgtaaggggtaagccttatgaaattttcgagttgaaattttttttaaaatttttttcggcttttttattatttttttaatttaaagcattatttgagtgaaaagaaacacattgcaaaaaatttggatgaaaatatatcacatttataaattgtgttgaattgctcaaaaatgaggaaaataacttccggcacggacacctgagagcatggctgtccaagaagaaaatgtagccattggtgccatctatcgaccacaggttaaagattggcgatccgttagataccgaccgagttatagccaaaacttggcgcaaaaatgagcgttgtgaaatttttaatttttttttataatttttattctgttttttatttaaagcattatttgagtgaaaagaaacttttttcaaccaattgccattaaaataaatcaatttataacaCATGCTGCATGATTATACTAATGAGTGAGTAAACGAGAAAAGAGTGGCtcaaactcctcgtggtgagtgcaCGATACTCTTTCAATataacgtttcaactcattatcTCACTcctactcactttgcacatctctaatttTGCCGCGGAAAACGGAcagttttatcattttaagtAACAGTAAAGCATCCCCCAAAGAGAATATCCCACTTAAGAATTGTCGCTAGAAATGACCGTGAGCTGGATTGGTTTTGCAATAAGAAAGATGATTAGCAGTACCGTTCGGAAATCGCGCTACACGTGCATCGGACTGTAGTCGTGCTTCATTTCCTATATTCCTGCAGGATAAAGGTCAACCGATTCGTACCTGAATGGATGCTGCCTCATTGAGGtagtaattatatttatttctcaCGCGTTTCAAGGTGCTGCCGTACTGTGTGTTTGCAAACAGTGCGGTGCCAAGAAGCACGATACAGCAATCAGATAGAATGATCGCTATCTAATAATTACCATGGTTGGATATCGATTCCGTGTTAATACACAACGTGTGCATTCGCTGTGGCTGCTAGATTAGTTAGCTCTCAGCATTCCGAACAGACGCAGGTGTATCGCACTCAAATGTTGTTCATTTATCCAATTCTAGCCCTTATTGGAGCTTACTGTTCTATTTGCTGGCTGTACGATAATCTCCGAACACCGATATCCCTTGTCGTATACGGGCTACTGGAGACGCTTTTGCCAAAACGAAAATTCAGAGCAAAATACGGAGAATGGGCTGGTAAGTTGCTTCAACCATGGTAATAATTAACCTTCAAAATTCATCCATACATTTACCTATGCGTTGTACTCATCCAGTTATCACCGGTGCATCGGATGGAATCGGAAAGGGCTACGCCGAATATCTTGCACAAAATCACATGGACATTGTTTTGATAGCTAGAAACGAGGAAAAACTAACTCGAGTGGCCAACGAAATCAGCAAAAAGTACTCGGTGAGAACGAAGGTACTGGTGGCAGACTTTTCCGAGGGTCCAACAATATACGATCATCTTGCGAAAGAGCTTCTACCACTGGACGTTGGCATCCTGGTGAATAATGTAGGTGTGTCCTATGAGCGTGCCATGTGTATGGACGAACTGTCAAAGAAAAGCGTATGGGATCTTCTTACCGTGAATGTGGCCTCGGTTACGATGCTCTGCCATATGTTGGTGCCATCGATGAAACAACGTCGCCGTGGGTTGATCGTCAACATTTCATCACTCTCGGCCGCAGCACCGGCCCCGTATCTAACCGTTTACTCAGCAGCCAAGGTTTACGTCCGCAACTTCTCCATGGCGCTGCGTGAAGAGTTACGCCCGCATCACGTACAAGTACAAACCGTCCTGCCAGGCTTTGTGGAAACGAATATGACCGCATTCGTTGCCAACGAGTATAAAGGACAGCAAGTGGCTAAACATCTTGTGCAGGTGGAACACTATGTGCGATACGCTGGATTCACGATTGGCAAAACGGACCGTACTTGTGGCTATTGGACACACGGTTTACAGTACGCTGGTCTTAAGCTCGTACCGGAATGCATCCGTATCTTTGTGCTGAAGACAATTTACAACAATTTGCGAAAGCCACATGGCGTTCACAAAGttgattaaaatgtaaatCTCACTctccaaagaaaaacaaacgcacattTTTATCCAATGCAAGATCAGTGTGATCTACAGCGTGGGAAAGTCGGATCGTCTAAGATAACACCTCATCCGACGGAAAAAATTGTCGCATGGACAAAAGAGATGAAGAGATTCGTGGCTTTCGATATTGGTGACGAAAAAGGAGTTATGCCGCCTTATCGAACGACAATTctatgttaaaaaatattgtgataTTATTAAGCAATAAAGTCCGTAACAAAATCGGTTTTGAATGTTAAAGAAAACCCGCCTTTTATCGACAAATCTTCGGTAAAAAATATGCGAAGTTTGCATAAGCTTTCACTATACGAGTGAGGATTATTAGTCTTATCGCacctttttctgcttcttaaCGTAAAAAACATTCCGTGCTCGCTTGTTAACTAGTCCCATTATGAACACTCGCGCAAACTCTGGCAACAGATAGAGGCCTGCTGTCTGTAGACCGTGTGACCAGTGGCCGGAAGTCATGTCGACCTTACCGATCGTGCATCCCGCGTACCGCATGAAActatcaacatcgaccaaataTTTCTGCATCCGTGTGTCCTTCATATCCTTTACCAAGAAGTCCGTCATGTTGGTGTGCACAAACGAGGGGCACACGGTTTGAACCTCGACGCCGAACGGACGTAGCTCTTCCTGCAGTGCCACGGAGAAGCTCGTCATGTAAGCTTTCGATGCGGCATACGTCGCCAAACAGGGCGATGGGCAGACTGACGCGATTGAGGACACGTTCACAATGAGGCCACGTTGGCGACGCTTCATCGAGGGAGCTAGGATGTTGCAGAGCAGTGTTGCAGCGCCCACATTTACATTGATCAAGTCCCAAAGCGCAGTCTGCGGTATTTCGTCTACGTACTTGGGTGTATCGTGGGAAACGCCAACATTGTTTACTGTTGCAAACGAATTAGTGCGCAAATGTTATTGCTTACGCTTACAAAattgagcaaaacaaaataaatgcttaCCCAGGATACCTATATCCAGCGGAACGAGCGCTTTTTCGAGATGGGGATAGATTTCGGGACCTTTGGAGAAATCGGCCACAACAATTTTCGTTTCCACAGCGTGTTTCGCGCTGATTTCGGCTGCCACTTTTGCGAGTTTGGCTTCATTGCGAGCTACCAGCACAATCGACATGCCCTGCCGGGCGAGATAATGTGCGTAACCCTTACCAATACCATCCGATGCACCGGTGATAACTACAACGAAAGAACGATTGGAACagttaaatcaaataaacacaacaaTGAATGAGCCATACTTACCGGCCCATTTGCCGTATCGTTGAGAGAGCTTCTGACGGAATATTAACTGTTTAAGGCTTTTCAGTAGTAGAAGTACAGGAGTACGAAGATTTTCGTACAACCAAACACCACCAACGTACAGTCCGAGCCAGGTTAGGAATGAGCAGAACATCTTGACGATAGAAGTTATTGCAGCCTACTAAGGTAGTGTAAAGTGTAAATGTGTAGACTGAGTTTGCTATATTTATCTAACGCACAATCGACCGAAACCGATAAGAAAAATACAACTCATAACGAGAAAGCTAGAAATACACGACAGCATATCGCGATGACGCGATACGATATCTTGATAAGGTTTACCACGCATGCCCACCGTTTAACCAACGCGGCATTGCATTTAGCTCCACGTAATGTGTCTTTTGCTTTAACGAATCACGCTGAGTGAGCTTATTTCATGTGATAAAACTACGGAAGGATGTGTGCCTACAGACAATCTATGCATATTTCTTCACATTTGCTGCATTTTTTGCgtgaaaaagagaataaagCTTAAAGCGCTTCCGCCATCAGGTTGTAGTTAAAATCTTTATTAAAgacagtttgtttttgtttcgtttttcattcCTGTTCCGACAACTTACGCAACTAAAAGTGGGTGaagcattaattaaattaatcgtCTCTGTTAGTACAGCTGCCACCCTGCTCAGTGTCTTTGCATCCTATAAACAATGACCATTACAGGTGGGCCGAATGTTTTGAGACAACAGTTCGGTGCTGATGAGTTAATTCGGCTTAATTCTATGCTCAGTCATTTTCGTACGCTGAAACTAACTTACTGCGCTACTGCGCGATGCAACGCTGATGCATTCGGCAGGTAGCGAGGTTTCAAAGGAAACGAGCAAGCATAAGAAGATGGATTGGATGGCAAATAGGGAAAAGGGAATTGGGACAATGGGCGACACAAAGTTTTGTGTGTATCTCTTACTTGCTAATTCTAAATCCTAGGTTCGTGCTGCATCGTGTACGTAcgcacattgtttttttttttgcagtttgtgaatgtgtgtgagtgatttCCCTACCATCGTCGTTGGGCTTTCGTTAAAATGTTATAGCTTACTTAGATCTCTAATTGCAGTCACAGATGTTTTGAATTATAGTAGCTCACTGAATATAAATAGGGCTATGCTCAAACCAAAATACCGTGATTTGATGGAGCAAAAGTAGacgaaggaaaggaaacgtTTGTAGATGACAGGATAAAAAGGGTAAAGCATTCCGAGAGAATTGCTTCTTCAGTTCAGTCAACGGTACATACTACATGGTGACTCCTGCCGCACCCCGACGTTCGGATGCTGTCCGTTCCATCTGCTGATGTTGGTGTATCATGCGCTGCTTTTTGAACtctcgctgcagcagatacacGAGTGCACCGATCAGTATCACAGCCAAGCAGGCGGATATTAGAAGGCCCGTTGCATCAAACGCTCCACCGGAACCGCCCGAAGATCTGCGTTGCGAGTTGACCGTTTTCGAACCGATACCAATCACACCATTTCCTGCCCCATCCGCAGCAGCATCGTTCTCCGATAGATCCTGTCCATACTCGTCCAGCTCGTCGATTAGTCCGGTCCCTTCGTCCGTTTCGGTTCGCTGTTCGTTCAAGAGCCGTGCATAGTTGCCGGCATTTTTCGTACCGGGAGCACGCTGATTAGGCACCTGCTGTAACGTCGACAGTTCATCACTCTTCTCCACACCGGTTGCCTTCTTTTGACTGTCCGCTTCAACAGCGGGAAGTTCACGTACTTCAGCCGGTACACCCGTATCCTCTTCCACGTCATTGTGCTGTTCGGCTGCTAGTAGGTCCCGTTCGTCGTCGGTACCTTTCAGCACCAAACTACTTTTATCCACCATGTTGAACTGTCGGACACGCGCATTACGGCCATTTGCTGGCCACCATTCGGAGGCGGGTACGGGAGCTGCACCACCCTTTCCAGGCAGTGCCAACCGGGCCCGTACCGTCAGTGTGTCTGGTTGGAAGGTACAGACCACCACGAATCGGCGCGTACTGTGCGTCAAAATGCCCAGATTCTCCTGCACGGTGATGTACGTCTCAACGGTCAGATCCCGTGTGCTCACCTTGCTGCCACACTTATCATGATCAATGCGCATCGTATACGATTCCTGCGGGCTGGAAGCGTCCCCTTGTATGCCACAGTTGCCATTTTCCGCTGCAATACGGCCACCAAAGTATGGTCCCGTTTCTACCTCGATTTCGGACGCGTGCGGCAAACACTGAGTCGCATGGGCCGAAACTAAAATAATTCGAAAAAAGTACGTTACCATTTAAGTGAATGTGTGGAACTTTGCAGGGGACTAGGTACTACACttatgcgaaaaaaaaacatatcactTACAGCCCTTCGTTGGAATGATGATCGTTTGGCCATGGTTAACGGCCGGCGATGCCGCATTATGGTCACCTTCTTCGCCCTCATCAGCCCGTCCACTAGCACGCTGTTCGCTCTTCTTTGCTTGAGGTTTCACGTGGAACGAGTACTTGGTTGCCATGCGGAGATTCTTCACTAACAGCGAGTACTGTTTGCTTTTCCTGGCGAAACGGaaatatcaattttattacatCTTCTCTCTTCCCATATGTCCCATCCCGCTGATGGATTTACTTACCCACTCACACCTGACTCATCTGTGACGATTTTGGACCGGCATCGATGAGGTCCCCAGTTCTGCAGCTCACAGTAGAACACGTTGAACGATCGTGGACCACGCGAGGTGGAGGAAAGTTTAACCGAGCGTCCCTTATAGCCTGCAGGCCGTccgtcatcatcttcatcccCGTGTACGCTCTCTACCTCCCAGGTAAGGTTCACGGATTTGTAGTCCGGTTCGCCGGAAAGTGATCGAATctctgcaacaaaaaaacatgccaAACGGCAAAGAAAATGCGTTAGTAAGTTTGAAGTGCTAGCTGTTGGCCAAAAAGGTGTGAAATCTTATAGATACTTTGTGTTTGGACAGTGTAGTGCCTACGTTTCGCGTTCCACTTCGAACAATCCATCTTCCTCTACAGGAACTTCAAGGTGTGTGGATCCCAAATTCGACCTATTTGTTAGCTTTATGACACGACACGGGCAAAGCAAAATAGGTTTATGgtattgtgttgtgttttggtgtGTATCGTAGGTCGAAATATCGTAAGTCGTtcgccaaaaacaaaacaaatagcgTCCCGTTCTATTTCCCCCACGAACGGCAATAAACCATTATGACCCGTCGAATTGCAGTGATCGATCGTTAAAGAGATTTATGCGATCCACTAGAAACATGTTCAAAATCTCGATCGTACTATATGTCCGTAGGCACCGTGGAACATGGGATATGCAAACGAGTCATGGCAAGAAGAGAGAAACACGATCAACGTATCAACTGTCTGCAAATAACTGATCAAATCGGAATTGAAGATTTCATCTGCTAGAGATCCTCCGTCCTCCGATGCTTGATGGTTGGTACGGGAAGTACAGGTCACACAAGACGCCTATCGACCCGACATACTCACTGATAATCGGTTTGGCAACCGGTTCGATCGAAGGCACTGACGCATCAAAGAGAAAATTAAGATCTACGATGCTTTTTCCTTCTCGGTATGGTCATGCAGCGTGCTTAAGGCAACAGGCCATCATGAATAGTTCGTTATCGTTGTActtaagatttatttttgagGTCAACTGTAGTATGGCCTTTTGAGAGGGGTTAATCCATACCCTTCTCGTCTATGTTTGTTTAGTTCaagcatttttaaataaatcttttaaaaacgATTTTCTTTACACTCCTTCAattcaacaataaaaatcCATATATTTACCGTTATCAGCTTGCGTTTCAACCGTTATCAAATGTTTTCCCCAATTAGCGGTATCACTCTTATATGAAGGAAAATGTGGTAATTTATTAGCCTTACACCCACTAACAAGTGGCATTTACAGAAACAAACATTCTCCATCTTGTTCCATTGTGTCACTAGCCTGACTTAGCATACTGACATACTTTCTCGTTCCTATTCTACTACCAGAGTGGTACACGCTACACGTTTAATAGTTTCAGCATAATGACCTTGGGCAATGGAGCAACCGTTAGTTTTCGGGGTTCATTACACAACAATAGGATGCTCTTCCCGTGGGAGGACAGCAGCTACCTCTTTGGAAGACGAattattttctccattttgtgCCCTTTTGTGCGAACAAGACGCCGAGCTAATCACTTCACAAATTTCTCCCACAACGCGGTTCAAATTAGGGAAGTCATGTTGGAAAACATGTTTGCTCACCCATTCAGTCCGTTGGATATGTTAGGTTGTTATTCCAGTTatgttattcgaggaaccaagttccatacacTGACTGGTATCGCATAAGCAGTCGGTAAAGCTAAACCACTGGTTTGGTTTTAACGACCATTAAAATTATCTACTCGAAATGGTATCGCCAACGCTTTCCATCCACCAGTCGTTAAAATGTAAACGACCATTAAGATTACAGATCGAGTAGTTAAACCATCTGTCACATTTGTTGTGTAATCTCGGCGTTGTTTACTAATTGCAACAGCTGTTTGCAACTGCAAGTCGCCAAAATTTGTAGTTAACATGTtaaattccttatttttcctGGATGAAAGTCATGAAGCGAACACAAATCTAGCTGCACACCGTAGGCAATTGCGGAAATAGCTAGATCCGCTTAAATCCGTCCGGAAGACGGAGCGGGCTATGGCTTACAGcagggatgagcaaccttttAGAGCTTCGGGCAGTGGATTACAGGGGCGAGCAACTTGTTAGAGCTTCGGAccacattcaaaatcaaaactggTTGGCTGGCCAAATTGCATGATGCATTGATAAAGAAATGATTGTAGTAAAGCTCTTTTTATGCGGTCTGTTTCGAACTACACGCATTGCTGGATTGTTGAAAAGTGAATTAGCAtttgaaatcctttttttcttatttttaatgttgttttaatcggttatttttcatttttaattcttaataacaTTTCATAAAATGAAGCTATTTGCTTGCAACTAgattgcaattaaaaattaaaattaaaaattttactttttaaatatGGTCTACCATTTGCCACACGGTTGTAATGAATTTTTCGACAGCAGCATAGGTCGACAGCAGCATAACAGCTGTGCCAAATGTCTGCCCCggtggtgaaataaaaaccgaaaaacaaatataaatatattaattatttaattattttgattcAAAAATACCTTTGCAATTCtctttttaaacattacattGCCCTTACAAGACACCAAGCTCTCTAATCTTCTCAAAAAGTGCACTCTGTACCGTTTACCTACTGGGTGGAGGCAGTAGATAAATTTATCGACGATTATGGTCCAGTGGTTTCGTTCGCGATGCAAATTAAAGACTTTTTTAACGACTGCTCGACTTTTTCCTCACGATTTGTCCGGTTACCATGACAATTGTTTACACCGTTTTACAGGTTGTCAATTTTTCTGCGTTGCGATTGCAATCCGCCATGACAGTCTTTTAATTCGTCGATAAATTTAAAGACTGGTGGTTAATGTGTTTGGCGATACCTGTCACTGGCTGGTATCGGCAAAGCAGTCGTTAAAAACAGTGGAATCAATTCCACTGGTTTTACTATATCGACCAATAACTTTATCTACTCGAAATGGCATCGCGAACGCTTTTCACTTTCGGGTCGATAAAATCAAAGCAACCAATATGTATCTACCCATCTAGTAGTTACGCTAGTTGTGAAATCTAGAGTTTGCAATTATACATGTTTACATTTTACGACGCTAGTTGGTTGAAGAAAACGTGTAATGATTCGGAAAAGTGCATTAAAATcagttaaatgttttatttttcatgagtgATAGTGATAATCTTGGGAAAAATCTGGCAGGACACCGTAGGCAAATGCGCAAACGGCTAGACTCGCTTCAATCATCGTATAGGGCGCAATAAATAGGCATTGTGCCTGTGAACAGTTgcggatcaagcttctcgGAGGCCCAAAGCTAAATGGAAGTTGGGGCCCCAAAACTGAAGATGGTAGCACtgttgataaatttaaatcaacgaGGTTTATTTGGCATTCGTCGACTATATCCGTTCGCGAAAAGCCAAATTTTGGCAATACTGACCGCCTAGTGAACTAatttcaaaagtgctgaccgggCGATGGGAGTAATTTTTTGAGGCATTAACTCTCTCctccctcccccaaaaaatacGATGACATACGCATCCCCAAGCATCTTCTCAGTTTTCGTTCTTACGGTTACGCTCTAAGCTATACGGTTAGCTTAATCTGCCCCTGACCAGAACCAATTCGTTTGAAACTTGAGCTCGAGGATTCTTCAAGACGGAGGTCCCACGCTGCCGCTTGGTCCGCTTGTACGAAAACCCGCTTTTGCCTGTGAACCTTCGGTAGTCGCTTAGAATGAATGGTGAAACAACTGACCTTATCGTTGGAACATACTCATTTCCTTGACTATTAAAACGTTAAATAAACctgtgaacaattttttgtttgttttagcagCAAAATCTACCCGTGGTCGCTTTATAagtataacatattttttaattaaatataaatttaattaattacgtTGAAATTTCCATCCTTCCAATAGCATGGCacataaataattcttttaaaacaaattcagcTCTCGAATCTCCACGTGAAATGAGCTTTCCACTGTGTATCTACTGGGTCGAAGCAGTAGATATTTATTTCGATTGcagtggaaaaaatatttctttcccgATACAAattcgccatttttttatctactgCTCGACGTTTTCCTTACTATTTGTACGGTTGCCATGACTATTGTTCCCACCGTTTTAcgggttgaaaaatgtgatgcgTTGCGATAGCAATCCGCCATGACAGTCAAGTTATTGGTCGATATGTTATTCCACTGGTGGAAAGATTGCTTCGCGATGAGTAccactgtttgagaaaatgtaaaattttcctcatttttgagcaattcagcaaaatttttaaatgtgatatattttcatgcgaatttgttgcaatgtgtttcttttcactcaaataatgctttaaattaaaaaaattaaaaaaaattagaaaattttttttaaaaaattttcaactcgaaaatttcataaggcttaccccttacgtttttttgggaaattttgcaaaaaaataaaattgatttattttaatgccaattggttgcaatgtgtttcttttcactcaagtaatgctttaaataaaaaaagagtcaaaaataataaaaaaataaaaaaaattaaaaaaatgaaaatttaccaaggctcatttttgcaccaagttttgcctataactcggtcggtatccaacggatcgccaatctttaacctgtggtcgatagatggcaccaatggctacattttcttcttggacagccatgccctcagatgtctgtgccagaagttattcgaggaacaaagttccttaccctgtttgaaaaaatgtaaaattttcctcatttttgagcaattcagcaaaatttttaaatgtgatatattttcatgcgaatttgttgcaatgtgtttcttttcactcaaataatgctttaaattaaaaaaataaaaaaaaattagaaaaatttttttaaaaaattttcaactcgaaaatttcataaggcttaccccttacgtttttttgggaaattttgcaaaaaaataaaattgatttattttaatgccaattggttgcaatgtgtttcttttcactcaagtaatgctttaaataaaaaaagagtcaaaaataataaaaaaataaaaaaaataaaaaaaatgaaaatttaccaaggctcatttttgcaccaagttttgcctataactcggtcggtatccaacggattgccaatctttaacctgtggtcgatagatggcaccaatggctacattttcttcttggacggccatgccctcagatgtctgtgccagaagttattcgaggaaccaagttccatacactgtttgagaaaatgtaaaattttcctcatttttgcaccaagttttgcttataactcggtcggtatctaacggatcgccaatcttttacctgtggtcgatagatggcaccaatggctacattttcttcttagacagccatgctctcaggtgtccgtgccggaagttattcgaggaaccatgttccttaccctgtttgaga
Proteins encoded in this window:
- the LOC125763536 gene encoding inactive hydroxysteroid dehydrogenase-like protein 1, with product MLFIYPILALIGAYCSICWLYDNLRTPISLVVYGLLETLLPKRKFRAKYGEWAVITGASDGIGKGYAEYLAQNHMDIVLIARNEEKLTRVANEISKKYSVRTKVLVADFSEGPTIYDHLAKELLPLDVGILVNNVGVSYERAMCMDELSKKSVWDLLTVNVASVTMLCHMLVPSMKQRRRGLIVNISSLSAAAPAPYLTVYSAAKVYVRNFSMALREELRPHHVQVQTVLPGFVETNMTAFVANEYKGQQVAKHLVQVEHYVRYAGFTIGKTDRTCGYWTHGLQYAGLKLVPECIRIFVLKTIYNNLRKPHGVHKVD
- the LOC125763535 gene encoding inactive hydroxysteroid dehydrogenase-like protein 1; this translates as MFCSFLTWLGLYVGGVWLYENLRTPVLLLLKSLKQLIFRQKLSQRYGKWAVITGASDGIGKGYAHYLARQGMSIVLVARNEAKLAKVAAEISAKHAVETKIVVADFSKGPEIYPHLEKALVPLDIGILVNNVGVSHDTPKYVDEIPQTALWDLINVNVGAATLLCNILAPSMKRRQRGLIVNVSSIASVCPSPCLATYAASKAYMTSFSVALQEELRPFGVEVQTVCPSFVHTNMTDFLVKDMKDTRMQKYLVDVDSFMRYAGCTIGKVDMTSGHWSHGLQTAGLYLLPEFARVFIMGLVNKRARNVFYVKKQKKVR